The following are encoded in a window of Methylocystis rosea genomic DNA:
- a CDS encoding VirB3 family type IV secretion system protein codes for MENLPLQNGGSVVGFRVPVHRALTEPILLGGAPRAIAILNGTLAAALGLGLRLWIAGLAFWVVAQFAAVWAAKRDPDFAEVVRRHLRYPAHLGA; via the coding sequence ATGGAGAACTTGCCTCTTCAAAATGGCGGCTCGGTCGTGGGCTTTCGCGTTCCCGTCCATCGCGCCCTGACCGAGCCGATCCTGCTCGGCGGCGCGCCCCGGGCCATCGCCATCCTCAACGGTACGCTCGCTGCGGCGCTCGGTCTTGGTCTGCGGCTCTGGATCGCCGGGCTCGCCTTCTGGGTCGTGGCGCAATTTGCCGCCGTCTGGGCGGCGAAGCGCGATCCCGACTTCGCCGAAGTCGTGCGCCGGCATCTGCGCTACCCCGCACATCTTGGCGCTTGA
- the trbE gene encoding conjugal transfer protein TrbE, which translates to MLNLAEYRKKPQSLADFLPWAALVAPGVVLNKDGSFQRTARLRGPDLDSATPAELVGATARLNNALRRLGSGWAIFVEAQRNPAQHYPVSRFPDPVSALVDEERRAQFEEEGAHFESCYFLTLVYLPPEDDAAGAESWLYEGRASGDSPRAMLAGFIDRTDRQMQLIEGFAPEAEWLSDAETLTYLHSCVSTKRHNVHVPETPMHLDAILVDEPLTGGLEPRLGSAHLRTLTIMGFPSATYPGVLDELNRLAFPYRWSTRALTLDKSDATKVLTRIRRQWFAKRKSIFAILKEVMTNEASALVDTDAHNKALDADAALQDLGSDLIGEAYVTATLTVWDHDPRLADEKLRLAEKVIQGRDFTCMAETVNAIEAWLGSLPGHVYANVRQPPVSTLNLAHMIPLSAVWAGPLQDAHLHAPPLFFARTEGSTPFRFSLHVGDVGHTLIVGPTGAGKSVLLSLMALQFRRYQDSQIFIFDFGGSARAATLAMGGDWNDLGGSLNDDAIDPVSLQPLARIDEVAERAWAADWIAAILARENVSVTPEVKEHLWTALGSLASAPVIERTLTGLSVLLQSNALKRALQPFCLGGPHGRLLDAEAEVLGAGDIQTFETEGLIGSSAAPAVLAYLFHRIEGQLDGSPSLIIIDEGWLALDDKGFASQLREWLKTLRKKNASVVFATQSLADIETSPIAPAIVESCPTRLFLPNERAFEPQIAAIYRRFGLNDRQIEIIARATPKRDYYCQSRRGNRLFELGLGPLALALCAASSKTDQKLISGLLAEYGRDGFARAWFVARGLVWAADLLTQQNELEAAS; encoded by the coding sequence ATGCTGAACCTCGCCGAATATCGCAAGAAGCCGCAAAGCCTCGCCGACTTCCTGCCATGGGCGGCGCTGGTCGCGCCCGGCGTCGTGTTGAACAAGGACGGCTCTTTCCAGCGGACCGCGCGGCTTCGCGGGCCGGACTTGGACAGCGCAACGCCGGCCGAACTTGTCGGCGCGACGGCCCGCTTGAACAATGCGCTGCGGCGTCTTGGCTCCGGATGGGCGATCTTTGTCGAGGCGCAGCGCAATCCAGCGCAGCATTATCCCGTAAGCCGCTTTCCAGATCCCGTCTCGGCGCTGGTCGACGAAGAGCGCAGGGCGCAGTTCGAAGAGGAAGGCGCGCATTTCGAGAGCTGCTATTTTCTGACCCTCGTCTATTTGCCGCCGGAAGACGACGCGGCCGGCGCCGAGAGCTGGCTCTATGAGGGACGCGCCTCTGGCGACTCGCCACGCGCGATGCTTGCCGGCTTTATCGATCGTACCGATCGCCAGATGCAGCTGATCGAAGGCTTCGCGCCAGAAGCCGAATGGCTCTCCGACGCCGAGACTCTGACCTATCTCCATTCCTGCGTCTCGACCAAGCGCCACAATGTGCACGTTCCCGAGACGCCGATGCATCTCGACGCGATCCTCGTCGACGAACCGTTGACCGGCGGCCTCGAGCCGCGTTTGGGGAGCGCGCATCTGCGCACCCTCACCATCATGGGCTTTCCCTCCGCGACCTATCCGGGCGTCCTCGACGAACTCAATCGGCTCGCCTTTCCCTATCGCTGGTCGACGCGGGCGCTCACTCTCGACAAGAGCGACGCCACGAAAGTCCTCACCCGCATCCGCCGACAATGGTTCGCCAAGCGCAAATCGATCTTCGCCATCCTCAAGGAGGTGATGACCAATGAAGCCTCGGCGCTGGTCGACACCGACGCCCATAACAAGGCGTTAGACGCCGACGCCGCGCTGCAGGATCTCGGCTCCGATCTCATCGGCGAAGCCTATGTGACGGCGACGCTGACCGTCTGGGACCATGACCCGCGCCTCGCCGACGAAAAGCTGCGCCTCGCCGAGAAGGTGATTCAGGGCCGAGATTTCACCTGCATGGCCGAGACGGTGAACGCCATCGAGGCCTGGCTTGGCTCGCTTCCCGGACATGTCTACGCCAATGTCCGTCAACCGCCGGTCTCGACGCTGAACCTCGCCCATATGATCCCGCTCTCGGCGGTCTGGGCCGGGCCGCTGCAGGATGCGCATCTTCACGCGCCGCCGCTGTTCTTCGCGCGAACGGAAGGATCGACGCCGTTTCGCTTCTCGCTGCATGTCGGCGATGTCGGCCATACGCTGATCGTCGGACCGACCGGCGCCGGCAAGAGCGTGCTGCTGTCGCTAATGGCGCTGCAGTTTCGGCGCTACCAAGATTCTCAGATTTTCATCTTCGATTTCGGGGGATCGGCGCGGGCCGCGACGCTCGCCATGGGCGGCGACTGGAACGATCTCGGCGGCTCGCTCAATGACGACGCCATCGATCCGGTCTCCCTGCAGCCGCTGGCGCGCATAGATGAAGTCGCCGAGCGCGCCTGGGCGGCCGACTGGATCGCCGCCATTCTCGCCCGCGAAAATGTCAGCGTCACGCCCGAGGTCAAGGAACATCTTTGGACGGCGCTTGGCTCCCTCGCGTCAGCGCCAGTTATTGAGCGCACCCTCACCGGCCTTTCGGTCCTTCTGCAATCGAATGCGCTTAAGCGGGCGCTGCAACCTTTTTGTCTTGGCGGGCCGCATGGACGGCTTCTCGATGCGGAGGCCGAAGTTCTGGGCGCTGGCGACATCCAAACCTTCGAGACCGAAGGCCTGATTGGCTCATCGGCCGCGCCCGCCGTTCTCGCCTATCTCTTTCATCGTATCGAAGGCCAACTCGACGGGTCGCCAAGCCTCATCATTATCGACGAAGGCTGGCTCGCCCTCGACGACAAGGGCTTTGCCAGCCAGTTGCGCGAATGGCTGAAAACCCTACGCAAGAAGAACGCTTCCGTCGTCTTCGCCACACAGTCGCTCGCCGATATCGAAACGAGCCCCATTGCGCCGGCGATCGTCGAGAGCTGCCCGACGCGCTTGTTCCTGCCGAATGAACGCGCCTTCGAGCCGCAGATCGCCGCCATCTATCGCCGCTTCGGCTTGAACGACCGCCAGATCGAGATCATCGCGCGGGCGACGCCAAAGCGCGACTACTACTGCCAATCGCGGCGGGGCAATCGATTGTTCGAACTGGGTCTCGGTCCCCTGGCGCTGGCGCTCTGCGCGGCGTCCTCAAAGACAGATCAAAAACTCATCTCCGGGCTCCTTGCCGAATATGGCCGTGACGGTTTTGCGCGCGCCTGGTTCGTCGCCCGCGGCCTCGTCTGGGCGGCCGATCTTCTCACCCAACAAAACGAACTGGAGGCCGCGTCATGA
- the trbJ gene encoding P-type conjugative transfer protein TrbJ, with protein MNRSRLPISASRLVLALALSLAPLGATRAQFMVFDPSNYAQNVMTAANTLQQINNQITSLQNEATMIMNQARNLANLPYSSLQTIQQSIAQTQQLLHQAQRIAYDVQQIDQAFSTHYGAANASMSSASLIDGARQRWQNSLAGFQDALRVQAGIVQGVETARSEASALISSSQSAVGTLQASQAGNQLLALQSKQLADVTALLASHGRAQSLEMARSAQAQEQAREQMRRFIAPGQAYQPGNVSMFH; from the coding sequence ATGAATCGCAGTCGTTTACCTATCTCCGCAAGCCGCCTCGTGCTCGCTCTAGCGCTGTCCCTCGCGCCGCTTGGGGCGACGCGCGCGCAGTTCATGGTGTTCGACCCGAGCAATTACGCCCAGAACGTGATGACGGCGGCGAATACGCTGCAGCAGATCAACAATCAGATCACCAGCCTCCAGAACGAGGCGACGATGATCATGAATCAGGCGCGCAACCTCGCCAATCTTCCCTATTCGTCGCTGCAGACGATCCAGCAATCGATCGCGCAGACGCAACAGCTTCTGCATCAGGCCCAGCGCATCGCCTATGACGTCCAACAGATCGATCAGGCGTTCTCGACGCATTATGGCGCGGCGAATGCATCGATGAGCTCGGCGTCGCTGATCGATGGCGCTCGGCAGCGCTGGCAGAACTCTCTCGCGGGATTCCAGGACGCGCTGCGCGTTCAGGCCGGCATCGTGCAGGGCGTCGAGACCGCCCGCTCGGAAGCAAGCGCGCTGATCTCATCCAGCCAATCGGCCGTCGGCACCCTGCAGGCCTCCCAAGCCGGCAACCAGCTGCTCGCCCTGCAAAGCAAGCAACTCGCCGATGTGACGGCGCTGCTCGCCTCGCACGGCCGCGCCCAGTCGCTGGAGATGGCGCGCAGCGCGCAAGCGCAGGAACAGGCGCGCGAGCAAATGCGCCGCTTCATTGCCCCCGGCCAGGCCTATCAGCCCGGCAATGTGTCCATGTTCCATTGA
- the trbK-alt gene encoding putative entry exclusion protein TrbK-alt, with protein MKIEDWIAPENIGLIALGVVIGAIALVGVEAACDADVAARAQSSSNLLTGAPVGAPRIDEEMLRCATLPIEQADDPKCRALWAEQRRKFVAPPPEPADDAAKPLDMFPSAPRALEKPAPTTAPKSSLSPRSE; from the coding sequence ATGAAAATCGAAGATTGGATCGCTCCCGAAAATATTGGCCTCATCGCGCTCGGTGTCGTGATCGGCGCCATCGCTCTTGTCGGCGTCGAGGCGGCCTGCGACGCCGACGTGGCGGCGAGAGCGCAATCGTCGTCGAATTTGCTCACGGGCGCGCCAGTCGGAGCGCCTCGGATCGACGAAGAGATGCTACGCTGCGCGACGCTCCCGATTGAACAGGCGGACGATCCCAAATGCCGCGCTCTTTGGGCCGAGCAGCGGCGGAAATTCGTCGCGCCGCCGCCCGAGCCCGCCGACGACGCGGCAAAGCCGCTCGACATGTTCCCCTCGGCGCCGCGCGCGCTCGAAAAGCCCGCGCCGACGACTGCGCCCAAATCTTCGCTATCACCCAGGAGCGAATGA
- the trbL gene encoding P-type conjugative transfer protein TrbL, which yields MGGTSVIDRFLEVFTSYIDSGFGLLGGEAGFLASTVVVIDIVLAALFWSLAPDEDIIARLVKKTLFVGVFAYLIGNWNNLARIVFESFSGLGLKAAGSGLAAADFLRPGRVAQVGIDAGRPILEVISGLMGYVSFFENFIQIAVLLFAWLIVLLSFFILAIQLFVTLIEFKLTTLAGFVLIPFGLFGKTAFLAERVLGNVVSSGVKVLVLAVIIGIGSTLFAQFTQAGGGAQPTIDDAMTLVLAALTLLGLGVFGPGVANGIVSGGPQLGAGAVVGTGLIVAGGAAAGFGAARYAGGAIASLGGNRDTAAATTIPPGSGPGSPSAPPSGPAGGPGGGAGAARGQSAASTIGAASAASGSVDPSVTPNASPLTSGEPAWAKRLKRAQSVSHGLSLAAHSVRAGDSHGAGASINLSEAR from the coding sequence ATGGGCGGGACCAGCGTCATCGATCGCTTTCTGGAGGTCTTCACCTCCTATATCGACTCCGGCTTCGGCCTCCTCGGGGGCGAAGCCGGCTTTCTGGCGTCGACGGTGGTCGTCATCGACATCGTGCTCGCCGCGCTGTTCTGGAGCCTGGCGCCGGACGAGGACATCATCGCCCGTCTCGTCAAGAAGACGCTGTTCGTCGGCGTCTTCGCCTATCTCATCGGCAATTGGAACAATCTCGCCCGCATCGTCTTCGAGAGCTTTTCCGGCCTTGGCCTCAAAGCCGCCGGAAGCGGCCTTGCCGCGGCGGATTTTCTGCGTCCCGGCCGCGTCGCACAGGTCGGGATCGACGCCGGCCGGCCGATCCTCGAAGTGATCTCCGGTCTGATGGGCTATGTCTCGTTTTTTGAGAACTTCATCCAGATCGCCGTCCTGCTCTTCGCCTGGCTGATCGTTCTGCTCAGCTTCTTCATCCTCGCCATCCAGCTCTTCGTCACGCTGATCGAGTTCAAGCTGACGACGCTCGCCGGCTTCGTGCTCATCCCCTTTGGTCTCTTCGGCAAGACGGCCTTCCTTGCCGAACGCGTCCTCGGCAATGTCGTCTCCTCGGGCGTCAAAGTGCTGGTGCTCGCCGTCATCATCGGCATCGGCTCGACGCTGTTCGCGCAATTCACGCAAGCGGGCGGCGGCGCCCAGCCGACGATCGACGACGCCATGACATTGGTGCTCGCGGCGCTGACGCTTCTCGGCCTCGGCGTCTTCGGTCCCGGCGTCGCCAATGGCATCGTCTCGGGCGGTCCGCAGCTTGGCGCCGGCGCTGTCGTTGGAACCGGCCTAATTGTCGCCGGCGGAGCCGCCGCCGGCTTTGGCGCGGCGCGATACGCAGGCGGCGCCATCGCTTCTCTTGGCGGCAATCGTGACACCGCCGCCGCGACGACGATTCCGCCCGGAAGCGGACCGGGATCGCCAAGCGCGCCGCCTTCCGGACCCGCTGGCGGGCCGGGAGGAGGAGCAGGCGCGGCGCGCGGGCAGTCCGCTGCTTCAACAATCGGCGCGGCGTCAGCTGCAAGCGGCAGCGTCGATCCTTCGGTAACGCCAAACGCCTCGCCGCTAACCAGCGGCGAGCCTGCCTGGGCCAAGCGCTTGAAGCGCGCGCAATCCGTCAGTCACGGCCTCTCTCTCGCTGCTCATTCCGTCCGCGCTGGCGACTCCCATGGCGCCGGCGCTTCCATCAACCTCTCAGAGGCGCGCTGA
- the trbF gene encoding conjugal transfer protein TrbF, whose product MFKRSSIRYGRTPEPETPYQKAAQVWDERIGSARVQAKNWRLIALCNLFLAGGLAIALVWQGARGSIVPWVVQVDKIGEAQAIAPAVADYKPTDPQIAWHLARFVENVRAIPSDPIIVRQNWLKAYDFATDKGALALNDYARANDPFARIGQIQIAIEVASVIRASNDSFRVAWTERRYENASLAATERWTAILTIVVQPPRDAERLRKNPLGVFIHAVNWSKELGQ is encoded by the coding sequence ATGTTTAAACGCTCTTCCATTCGCTACGGGCGAACGCCCGAACCCGAAACGCCTTACCAAAAAGCAGCGCAAGTCTGGGACGAGCGCATCGGCTCGGCGCGCGTCCAGGCGAAGAACTGGCGGCTGATCGCGCTCTGTAATCTCTTTCTCGCCGGCGGCCTCGCCATCGCGCTCGTCTGGCAGGGCGCGCGTGGCTCGATCGTTCCCTGGGTGGTGCAGGTCGATAAGATCGGCGAAGCGCAGGCGATCGCGCCAGCCGTCGCCGACTACAAGCCGACCGATCCGCAGATCGCCTGGCATCTCGCGCGCTTCGTCGAAAATGTGCGCGCCATCCCTTCCGACCCCATCATCGTTCGCCAGAACTGGCTGAAGGCCTATGATTTCGCCACCGACAAGGGCGCGCTGGCCCTAAACGATTACGCCCGCGCCAACGATCCCTTCGCCAGGATCGGACAAATCCAGATCGCCATTGAGGTCGCCAGCGTCATTCGCGCCTCGAACGATTCCTTTCGCGTCGCCTGGACCGAGCGCCGCTACGAGAACGCCAGCCTTGCCGCGACCGAACGCTGGACCGCCATCCTCACCATCGTCGTTCAGCCGCCGCGTGACGCCGAGCGCCTCCGCAAAAATCCGCTGGGCGTTTTCATCCACGCCGTCAACTGGTCGAAGGAACTCGGACAATGA
- the trbG gene encoding P-type conjugative transfer protein TrbG, translating to MTLLSLRASIVLLLGSTALAGCSTFKPPEIAYDDLPAPATLQSEPPNLVKIVEVPKLLPLPGQLKILPRGKDEPDEPSDPKIRVEQANAAARIQPRRAGYINAVQVYPFSDGALYQVYAAPGEITDIALQDGEQLVGSGPVAAGDTVRWIIGDTESGAGNTRKTHIMVKPTRADLMTNLVINTDRRTYHLELRSTEKTYMASVSWQYPQDELIALRRQNVAAEAAAPVDVGLDLSKLNFRYAIEGDAAPWRPLRAFDDGRKVYIEFPRGISQGEMPPLFIIGAAGDSQLVNYRVRGNHMIIDRLFAAAELRFGADSQKVVRVVRSDGRPAI from the coding sequence ATGACGCTGCTTTCTCTTCGTGCTTCGATCGTTCTGCTTCTCGGATCCACGGCGCTTGCCGGTTGCTCGACCTTTAAGCCGCCGGAGATCGCCTATGACGATCTTCCCGCTCCCGCCACGTTGCAGAGCGAGCCGCCGAACCTGGTCAAAATCGTCGAAGTCCCCAAACTCCTGCCGCTGCCCGGCCAGCTCAAAATCTTGCCGCGCGGCAAGGACGAACCTGATGAGCCGAGCGATCCGAAGATACGAGTCGAACAGGCCAACGCCGCCGCGCGGATACAACCGCGTCGCGCCGGTTATATCAACGCGGTCCAAGTCTATCCGTTTTCGGACGGCGCGCTCTATCAGGTCTACGCTGCCCCCGGGGAGATCACCGACATCGCCCTGCAGGATGGCGAGCAGCTTGTCGGCTCTGGTCCCGTCGCCGCTGGCGACACGGTGCGCTGGATCATCGGCGATACGGAAAGCGGCGCGGGGAATACGCGAAAAACCCACATCATGGTCAAGCCGACGCGCGCCGATCTGATGACCAATCTCGTCATCAATACCGACCGGCGCACCTATCATCTCGAACTGCGCTCGACCGAGAAAACCTATATGGCCTCCGTATCCTGGCAGTATCCGCAGGACGAACTCATCGCGCTGCGCCGTCAGAATGTCGCCGCGGAAGCCGCCGCGCCGGTTGACGTCGGTCTCGATCTTTCAAAACTCAATTTCCGCTACGCGATCGAGGGCGACGCCGCGCCGTGGCGACCGCTGCGCGCATTCGATGATGGTCGTAAAGTCTATATCGAATTTCCACGCGGGATCTCCCAAGGCGAGATGCCGCCGCTCTTTATCATCGGCGCCGCCGGCGACAGCCAGCTCGTCAATTATCGCGTGCGCGGCAATCACATGATCATTGACCGTCTCTTCGCCGCCGCCGAGCTGCGCTTTGGCGCCGACTCGCAGAAAGTCGTCCGCGTCGTGCGCAGCGATGGGAGGCCGGCGATATGA
- a CDS encoding TrbI/VirB10 family protein, translating into MSRPENEKRLAEELRLRPERPPVTRLSRRVLIALSGVSAAAILGLTVFALQQRGRSGSAQELYNTEVNTTADGLANLPRDYSALPKDVPKLGPPLPGDLGRPILAAQGQLPSSNGVDPEQQRIGQEREAARTAKLFASTNVHEHPAAAPLAPASAVLGNSSTSPNIGFGEALPIDPNAIQNMQDRKLAFVNAAVVRRTVSSDRLAQPASRYVLQAGAVIPAALVTGIRSDLPGQITAQVTENVYDSPTGRYLLIPQGAKLIGVYDSQISFGQSRVLLVWNRLILPDGQSIVLERQPGADAAGYSGLEDEVDHHWLRLAGAAALSTILGVGTQLGTTGEENALIQALRRGGAQSLNQTGQQIVGRNLNIQPTLTIQPGFPVRVIITRDLVLAPYGGRPAIQTTGFDP; encoded by the coding sequence ATGAGCAGGCCGGAGAACGAGAAGAGGCTCGCTGAGGAACTGCGGCTTCGTCCCGAACGCCCGCCCGTAACGCGTCTCTCCCGACGCGTGCTGATCGCGCTCTCGGGCGTCTCCGCCGCCGCCATTCTGGGGCTGACCGTCTTCGCCCTGCAGCAGCGCGGCCGTTCCGGTTCCGCGCAGGAACTTTACAACACCGAGGTGAATACGACGGCCGATGGTCTCGCGAACTTGCCACGCGATTATTCGGCTTTACCAAAGGACGTTCCAAAGCTTGGACCGCCGCTCCCGGGCGATCTTGGCCGGCCGATCCTCGCCGCGCAGGGGCAATTGCCTTCATCAAATGGCGTTGACCCCGAACAACAACGCATCGGCCAGGAACGCGAGGCGGCGCGCACCGCGAAGCTCTTCGCGTCGACGAATGTGCATGAGCATCCGGCTGCGGCCCCTCTAGCGCCAGCATCGGCAGTATTGGGGAATTCCTCCACGTCGCCGAACATCGGCTTCGGCGAGGCGCTGCCGATCGATCCGAACGCGATCCAGAACATGCAGGATCGCAAACTCGCCTTCGTCAATGCGGCCGTCGTTCGCCGCACGGTGAGTTCCGACCGTCTGGCGCAGCCCGCTTCTCGTTACGTGTTGCAGGCCGGCGCCGTCATTCCAGCGGCGCTCGTCACCGGCATCCGTTCCGATCTTCCTGGCCAGATCACCGCGCAAGTCACCGAGAACGTCTATGACAGCCCGACCGGGCGCTATCTCCTCATCCCACAGGGCGCGAAGCTGATCGGCGTCTATGACTCGCAAATCTCCTTCGGCCAGTCCCGTGTGTTGCTGGTTTGGAATCGCCTCATTCTCCCCGACGGCCAATCCATCGTCCTCGAGCGACAGCCCGGCGCTGACGCCGCTGGCTATTCGGGCCTCGAAGACGAAGTCGATCATCATTGGTTGCGACTGGCGGGGGCCGCCGCGCTGTCGACCATTCTCGGCGTCGGAACCCAGCTCGGAACAACCGGCGAGGAAAACGCGCTCATCCAGGCGCTGCGCCGCGGCGGCGCGCAAAGCCTCAATCAGACCGGCCAGCAGATTGTCGGCCGCAATCTCAATATTCAGCCGACGCTGACCATTCAGCCCGGCTTTCCGGTGCGCGTCATCATCACGCGCGACCTTGTCCTTGCGCCCTATGGCGGCCGGCCGGCAATCCAGACGACCGGGTTTGATCCATGA
- a CDS encoding DUF2274 domain-containing protein, with protein sequence MTKLKLSAVQDEKPVKLFVTLPAALHRDLVAYAEILAHESGQKVEPAQLIAPMLERFIASDRGFRKARGVDRNPNPKPSTTSVKSVPATLSAQD encoded by the coding sequence ATGACGAAACTAAAGCTTTCCGCCGTCCAAGACGAGAAGCCCGTGAAACTCTTCGTCACCCTACCGGCGGCGCTGCATCGCGACCTTGTCGCCTATGCGGAAATCCTCGCGCATGAGTCAGGACAAAAGGTCGAACCGGCCCAACTCATCGCGCCCATGCTGGAGCGATTTATCGCCAGCGATCGAGGGTTCCGCAAGGCGCGTGGGGTGGATCGCAATCCAAACCCGAAACCTTCTACAACTTCGGTGAAGAGCGTTCCTGCAACATTGAGCGCGCAAGACTGA
- a CDS encoding LysR family transcriptional regulator produces the protein MARHSNPPRRIRQPSETSGRSTRKNKAIDFVSISQALLVADHASVSHAARALGVRQSAVSRRVQALENELGVSLFERQLSGVRLTVAGKHFFDRTRAAFAEIDHAVANALAAGRGAEGMIRIGVLPSTINGCLSALLYNYRAAHPAVAMEFYEGPAPDQIARIMERLLDVAFLVDGTPAPGCDIERYWTAGVCVALSDQHPLTGCDIVDWDLLKDEHFILGREAIDAGLDRIAADHIAGFGGRMSLETHDISQDAVMKLVVLGFGLGLVNDSNVSICYPGVAFRRLPRDDGHLSFCAVWLPGNDNPAMRRFLSLARSMLQERSSPKL, from the coding sequence ATGGCTCGACATTCGAATCCCCCACGGCGGATCCGCCAACCGAGTGAAACATCGGGACGATCGACACGAAAGAACAAAGCGATTGATTTCGTCTCGATTTCGCAGGCGCTTCTCGTCGCCGACCATGCAAGCGTCAGTCACGCCGCCCGGGCGCTTGGGGTGCGTCAATCCGCCGTTAGCCGCCGCGTTCAGGCGCTCGAAAATGAGCTGGGCGTATCTCTGTTCGAACGACAATTAAGCGGCGTCCGACTGACGGTCGCTGGCAAACATTTCTTCGATCGGACGCGAGCCGCGTTCGCCGAAATCGATCATGCGGTGGCGAACGCTTTGGCGGCAGGACGCGGCGCGGAGGGCATGATCCGCATCGGAGTTCTCCCTTCCACTATCAATGGTTGCCTGAGCGCGCTGCTGTACAATTATCGGGCGGCGCATCCCGCCGTCGCAATGGAATTCTACGAAGGTCCGGCTCCGGATCAGATCGCGCGAATTATGGAGCGTCTTCTCGACGTCGCTTTTCTGGTCGATGGAACTCCAGCGCCCGGCTGCGATATCGAAAGATATTGGACTGCCGGCGTCTGCGTCGCCTTGTCTGACCAACATCCACTCACCGGTTGCGACATCGTCGATTGGGACTTGCTGAAGGACGAGCATTTCATTCTGGGCCGCGAGGCGATTGACGCGGGGCTCGACAGAATTGCAGCCGATCACATTGCGGGGTTCGGTGGCCGAATGTCGCTCGAAACCCATGACATTTCACAAGACGCCGTGATGAAACTCGTAGTGCTGGGATTTGGCCTCGGCCTTGTGAACGATTCAAATGTTTCGATTTGCTATCCAGGCGTCGCTTTTCGACGGCTCCCGCGCGACGATGGCCATCTCTCCTTTTGCGCCGTCTGGCTGCCGGGCAACGACAATCCGGCGATGCGGCGCTTTCTCAGTCTTGCGCGCTCAATGTTGCAGGAACGCTCTTCACCGAAGTTGTAG
- a CDS encoding PepSY domain-containing protein, with protein MKLSASFYRINFDLHRADGLWLWMMLFILARSSVYWNLNGFYAKTTQLFFDYEQPFIPSSPAGSTATGSSSMSAGKSCPIFATFLHALVSKDLNTPSQKCGDLLGAPRRVYNFNAHYAFVSGELKGLELGVSYFYASRTEATLPNTYGFTIVPQQMLGDSLAYNFTDNLKLEINATNLTNRPNWTSDGSMFCDEPRSVSASLIYKY; from the coding sequence GTGAAGCTTTCGGCCTCCTTCTATCGCATTAATTTCGATCTGCATCGCGCCGACGGCTTATGGCTCTGGATGATGCTCTTCATCTTGGCCCGGTCGAGCGTCTACTGGAACTTGAACGGCTTCTACGCGAAAACCACGCAGCTGTTTTTCGACTACGAACAGCCTTTTATTCCGTCGTCACCGGCCGGCAGCACAGCCACGGGATCGAGTTCAATGTCGGCTGGGAAATCCTGCCCAATCTTTGCCACTTTCCTGCATGCGCTCGTGTCGAAGGATTTGAACACCCCTTCGCAGAAGTGCGGCGATCTCCTCGGCGCGCCGCGCCGGGTCTATAACTTCAATGCTCACTACGCCTTCGTCTCGGGCGAGCTGAAAGGGCTCGAACTGGGCGTAAGCTACTTCTACGCCAGCCGCACCGAGGCGACGCTGCCCAACACTTACGGGTTCACCATCGTCCCCCAGCAAATGCTCGGCGACTCGCTTGCCTATAATTTCACCGACAATCTCAAGCTCGAAATCAATGCGACCAATCTGACCAATCGTCCCAATTGGACGTCCGACGGTTCGATGTTCTGCGACGAGCCAAGGTCCGTGTCCGCCAGCCTCATTTACAAATATTGA
- a CDS encoding TonB-dependent receptor gives MSEIDAVPITLATRAIGPQRSKGVEFDGLSLGFGAYVVGNRQGNNQGTFQLSGYVRFDAMAGYSWNSWWGTKTTAQLNIRNLTNARYFESADPLANGNPILAIYPGAPFTAIGSPPARAIFRAGSRRGS, from the coding sequence TTGTCTGAAATCGACGCAGTCCCGATCACCTTGGCGACGAGAGCGATCGGCCCACAACGAAGCAAGGGCGTGGAGTTCGATGGCCTGAGTCTCGGCTTCGGAGCCTATGTCGTCGGAAACCGGCAGGGAAACAATCAGGGGACGTTTCAGCTTTCGGGCTATGTGCGCTTCGACGCCATGGCGGGCTATAGCTGGAACTCATGGTGGGGCACGAAGACGACGGCGCAACTCAACATCCGAAATCTAACCAACGCGAGATATTTTGAATCGGCCGATCCACTCGCCAACGGCAACCCAATCTTAGCCATCTATCCCGGCGCGCCGTTCACGGCGATCGGCTCGCCGCCGGCAAGAGCTATCTTTCGCGCTGGAAGCCGGCGTGGCTCGTGA